The window GTCAGCATATTTTGAAACAGGGCTGCATTCCATAGTGAAAGCAGCCCTGTTCTATTTTTTACAGTGGTGCTTAATAATGAGCATCTGTTTTTAACCTTATAAGTCATATCAGAACATTTAAGCTTACATGACCTTACATCTCTTAAGTGTTTAAAGGTTTGAGGTGTTTTAAATCTGTGTTCATCATTTTTATCTGTGGTAAAAAATTAACTTTGCTTTATGCAAATCCAAGTATTAAATAGCCAGCCCACTGATATCGACATCATTTTCGATTTTTACGATATGGCTATTGCACACCAAAAGAAGGTTTTTAACAAGCACTGGCAAGGTTTCAATCGCGAACTGGTGCAAACCGAGATTGCTGAAAACCGCCAGTATAAAATTCTGGTAGGCGGCGAAATAGCCTGTGTTTTTGCCGTAACCTTTAACGATAAACTGATTTGGGGTGAGCGCGATCATGATGCCATTTATATTCACCGGATTGTAACCCATCCAAATTTTAGAGGCTATGCTTTTGTAAAGGAAATTATTAAGTGGGCTACGCAATACAGTTTAGATAATGGCCTAAAATATATCAGAATGGATACCTGGGCTGATAACGAAAAGCTTTTGGAGTATTACACGGGCTGTGGTTTCGAATATGTTGGTGTGGTAACCATGCAAAAAACAGATGGCTTGCCCAAACATTACGAAGGAATTAGCTTAAGCTTATTTGAAATTGTAGTGTAAGCCTTACTTCAGCTCAATTTTCCAGCTTAACATATCGTCAACTTCACCGATATGGATAAAACCGTTTTTTTCTAATATAGAGTAAGAAGCCACATTATCTTTGGTGGTTGCGGCGAAAACTGATCGCACTTTTGGTTGTTCTTTAGCCCATTCCAATATCCGGCCAACAGCCTCGGTCATAAAGCCCTTACCTCTAAATTCTTCATAAGTGCCATATCCGATTTCGATTTCTCCGTTTGGATCGGGCTCACCTACAAAACAAA is drawn from Pedobacter sp. HDW13 and contains these coding sequences:
- a CDS encoding N-acetyltransferase yields the protein MQIQVLNSQPTDIDIIFDFYDMAIAHQKKVFNKHWQGFNRELVQTEIAENRQYKILVGGEIACVFAVTFNDKLIWGERDHDAIYIHRIVTHPNFRGYAFVKEIIKWATQYSLDNGLKYIRMDTWADNEKLLEYYTGCGFEYVGVVTMQKTDGLPKHYEGISLSLFEIVV
- a CDS encoding GNAT family N-acetyltransferase, producing the protein MIETPRLILKPLTHNQLLKYIKDDHSLEKEFHLLPTKKNIAPELQEALQQTILPNVFDKDKDYLYHTLWTIISKPYNRMVGDICFVGEPDPNGEIEIGYGTYEEFRGKGFMTEAVGRILEWAKEQPKVRSVFAATTKDNVASYSILEKNGFIHIGEVDDMLSWKIELK